In Chanodichthys erythropterus isolate Z2021 chromosome 9, ASM2448905v1, whole genome shotgun sequence, a genomic segment contains:
- the tpk2 gene encoding thiamin pyrophosphokinase 2 isoform X2, producing MASWSEKMLQLLRRMNNFHLPGSSLESCLRFEVAGEQVGWIPPKVASILMCFPSVFRPYGSAITFCSSVDTFESRSVAVDEVLQELRREASFTCLIGWRDEQYAVMPRYCDPPLMYMERAATSLFGVKRYGVHVNGYTRDSSGNLNMWLARRSLTKQTYPGRLDNMAAGGLAAGCSVRHTLVKECEEEACIPPGLAEQARPVGTVSYTYEDDEGIFPECQFVFDLELPLNFQPHIGDGEVQAFYYYPIEKVKDLLVSEEFKPNCAMVVLDFLIRHAIIEPDSEPYYHEFVAGLHRSL from the exons ATGGCTTCGTGGTCGGAGAAAATGCTTCAACTCCTGCGTCGAATGAATAACTTTCATTTACCAG GTTCTAGTTTAGAGAGCTGTCTGCGTTTTGAGGTGGCTGGAGAACAGGTTGGATGGATTCCTCCAAAAGTAGCATCAATTCTTATGTGTTTTCCGTCTGTCTTCAGACCATATGGGAGCGCTATAACCTTTTGCTCCAGTGTTGACACTTTTGAGAGCAGATCAGTGGCTGTGGATGAGGTGTTGCAGGAGCTGAGGAGAGAGGCATCATTCACCTGTCTTATAGGCTGGAGAGATGAG CAATACGCTGTGATGCCCAGGTATTGCGACCCTCCACTGATGTATATGGAGAGAGCAGCTACAA GTCTGTTTGGAGTGAAACGGTACGGCGTCCATGTCAATGGCTACACTCGGGATTCAAGTGGCAATCTTAATATGTGGCTGGCACGACGATCTCTGACCAAACAGACGTATCCAGGAAGACTGGACAACATG GCGGCTGGAGGACTGGCAGCAGGCTGTAGTGTAAGGCATACCTTGGTAAAAGAGTGTGAAGAGGAGGCCTGTATCCCTCCAGGTCTGGCAGAGCAAGCGCGTCCGGTAGGAACTGTGAG CTACACCTACGAAGATGACGAAGGAATATTTCCTGAGTGTCAGTTTGTCTTTGATTTAGAGCTGCCTCTCAATTTTCAGCCTCACATTGGAGACGGAGAAGTGCAAGCATTTTACTACTATCCAATTGAGAAG GTGAAAGATCTCCTGGTCAGTGAGGAGTTCAAGCCAAACTGTGCCATGGTGGTTCTGGACTTTCTCATCAGACATGCCATCATTGAGCCAGACTCAG AGCCCTATTATCACGAATTTGTGGCTGGATTACACAGATCACTGTAA
- the tpk2 gene encoding thiamin pyrophosphokinase 2 isoform X1 translates to MASWSEKMLQLLRRMNNFHLPGSSLESCLRFEVAGEQVGWIPPKVASILMCFPSVFRPYGSAITFCSSVDTFESRSVAVDEVLQELRREASFTCLIGWRDEQYAVMPRYCDPPLMYMERAATSLFGVKRYGVHVNGYTRDSSGNLNMWLARRSLTKQTYPGRLDNMAAGGLAAGCSVRHTLVKECEEEACIPPGLAEQARPVGTVSYTYEDDEGIFPECQFVFDLELPLNFQPHIGDGEVQAFYYYPIEKVKDLLVSEEFKPNCAMVVLDFLIRHAIIEPDSGLVSDHLVKFDKPYYHEFVAGLHRSL, encoded by the exons ATGGCTTCGTGGTCGGAGAAAATGCTTCAACTCCTGCGTCGAATGAATAACTTTCATTTACCAG GTTCTAGTTTAGAGAGCTGTCTGCGTTTTGAGGTGGCTGGAGAACAGGTTGGATGGATTCCTCCAAAAGTAGCATCAATTCTTATGTGTTTTCCGTCTGTCTTCAGACCATATGGGAGCGCTATAACCTTTTGCTCCAGTGTTGACACTTTTGAGAGCAGATCAGTGGCTGTGGATGAGGTGTTGCAGGAGCTGAGGAGAGAGGCATCATTCACCTGTCTTATAGGCTGGAGAGATGAG CAATACGCTGTGATGCCCAGGTATTGCGACCCTCCACTGATGTATATGGAGAGAGCAGCTACAA GTCTGTTTGGAGTGAAACGGTACGGCGTCCATGTCAATGGCTACACTCGGGATTCAAGTGGCAATCTTAATATGTGGCTGGCACGACGATCTCTGACCAAACAGACGTATCCAGGAAGACTGGACAACATG GCGGCTGGAGGACTGGCAGCAGGCTGTAGTGTAAGGCATACCTTGGTAAAAGAGTGTGAAGAGGAGGCCTGTATCCCTCCAGGTCTGGCAGAGCAAGCGCGTCCGGTAGGAACTGTGAG CTACACCTACGAAGATGACGAAGGAATATTTCCTGAGTGTCAGTTTGTCTTTGATTTAGAGCTGCCTCTCAATTTTCAGCCTCACATTGGAGACGGAGAAGTGCAAGCATTTTACTACTATCCAATTGAGAAG GTGAAAGATCTCCTGGTCAGTGAGGAGTTCAAGCCAAACTGTGCCATGGTGGTTCTGGACTTTCTCATCAGACATGCCATCATTGAGCCAGACTCAGGTTTGGTGTCAGATCACCTGGTCAAATTTGATA AGCCCTATTATCACGAATTTGTGGCTGGATTACACAGATCACTGTAA